The Glycine max cultivar Williams 82 chromosome 12, Glycine_max_v4.0, whole genome shotgun sequence genome window below encodes:
- the LOC100798865 gene encoding threonylcarbamoyladenosine tRNA methylthiotransferase isoform X1, translating to MEDIEDLLIGSATPPGFRLPLAAAVGVGTKRNQLSSSSLSPSPAIPGTQVPFPTSLPPPSSSSSSSFFFLFFVPSAQTIFIKTFGCSHNQSDSEYMAGQLSAFGYSLSDDPDHADLWLINTCTVKSPSQSAMDTIISKGKSSNKPLVVAGCVPQGSRDLKELEGISIVGVQQIDRVVEIVEETLKGHEVRLLTRKKLPALDLPKVRKNKFVEILPINVGCLGACTYCKTKHARGHLGSYTIDSLVGRVKSVISEGVKEIWLSSEDTGAYGRDIGVNLPTLLNALVAELPADASTMLRIGMTNPPYILEHLKEIAEILRHPCVYSFLHVPVQSGSDTILSAMNREYTVSEFRTVVDTLTELVPEMQIATDIICGFPGETDEDFLQTINLIKEYKLPQVHISQFYPRPGTPAARMKKVPSNVVKRRSRELTNVFESFTPYSGMEGKVERIWITDIASDGVHLVGHTKGYIQVLVLAPDNMLGTSAMVKITSVGRWSVFGDVIETVNPVSDNKALNKLVPNQDCGNSAKTGGFSEEPEYCACGNDICCGQGTLENNDNSRGSAVPQNQSKRNFIGWMLRKREHLHKTVESELASGSVKKQEGIMRKWDFVDKVLLGGISISILTIMALVVAVMFRVIWSQ from the exons tcttcttctttcttcttcttattctttgtTCCCTCTGCACAGACTATCTTCATAAAGACCTTTGGCTGCTCTCATAACCAG AGTGACAGTGAATATATGGCTGGTCAGCTTTCTGCTTTTGGCTATTCATTGAGCGATGATCCTGACCATGCAGATCTCTGGCTCATCAACAC TTGCACGGTCAAATCCCCAAGTCAATCTGCTATGGATACCATCATATCGAAAGGAAAATCTTCAAATAAACCACTAGTTGTTGCTGGTTGTGTCCCTCAAGGAAGTCGGGATTTGAAAGAGCTCGAAGGAATCAGCATAGTTGGAGTCCAGCAAATCGATCGTGTTGTTGAAATTGTAGAGGAGACTTTAAAAGGTCATGAAGTGCGTCTTTTGACCCGTAAGAAATTGCCAGCACTTGACCTTCCAAAG GTAAGGAAGAACAAGTTTGTTGAGATTCTTCCTATTAATGTTGGTTGTTTAGGTGCTTGCACTTATTGCAAGACAAAGCATGCTCGGGGTCACCTAGGAAGTTACACAATTGATAGCCTT GTTGGGCGTGTAAAATCTGTCATATCTGAAGGGGTTAAAGAGATATGGCTTAGCAGTGAAGACACTGGAGCATATG GTCGTGACATTGGTGTCAATCTTCCAACATTATTGAATGCCTTAGTAGCAGAACTACCAGCTGATGCAAGCACAATGTTGCGTATTGGAATGACTAATCCACCATATATACTTGAACACTTGAAGGAGATTGCTGAGATTTTGCGCCATCCATGTGTTTACTCTTTTCTGCATGTACCGGTTCAATCTGGAAGTGATACCATTTTGAGT GCAATGAATCGAGAATATACTGTGAGCGAGTTCAGGACTGTTGTAGATACTCTAACTGAGCTTGTGCCAGAGATGCAGATTGCCACTGATATAATATGTGGATTTCCTG GTGAAACTGATGAAGATTTTTTGCAAACTATCAACCTTATTAAAGAGTACAAGTTACCTCAAGTTCATATTTCACAATTTTATCCTCGACCAG GGACACCTGCTGCAAGGATGAAAAAGGTTCCAAGTAATGTGGTTAAGAGAAGAAGCCGTGAACTGACAAATGTCTTTGAATCCTTCACACCATACTCTGGGATGGAAGGCAAAGTGGAAAGAATTTGGATTACTGATATTGCATCTGATGGAGTTCACTTG GTTGGTCATACAAAAGGATATATACAAGTTCTTGTACTTGCTCCAGACAATATGCTGGGAACTTCAGCTATGGTTAAGATAACATCCGTGGGAAGGTGGTCAGTTTTTGGGGATGTAATTGAGACAGTGAACCCTGTAAGTGACAATAAAGCTCTAAACAAGCTGGTTCCTAATCAGGATTGCGGTAACTCAGCCAAGACTGGTGGATTTTCAGAAGAGCCAGAATATTGTGCCTGTGGAAATGACATCTGTTGTGGTCAGGGTACTCTcgaaaataatgataattcaAGAGGCAGTGCAGTGCCACAGAACCAAAGCAAAAGAAATTTCATTGGATGGATGCTGAGGAAGCGGGAGCATCTGCACAAAACGGTTGAGAGTGAGCTTGCCTCGGGATCTGTTAAAAAGCAAGAAGGAATCATGAGGAAGTGGGACTTCGTTGATAAGGTTCTTTTGGGTGGAATATCTATCAGCATCTTGACGATTATGGCTCTAGTAGTAGCTGTTATGTTTAGAGTTATTTGGTCCCAATAA
- the LOC100798865 gene encoding threonylcarbamoyladenosine tRNA methylthiotransferase isoform X2, with translation MEDIEDLLIGSATPPGFRLPLAAAVGVGTKRNQLSSSSLSPSPAIPGTQTIFIKTFGCSHNQSDSEYMAGQLSAFGYSLSDDPDHADLWLINTCTVKSPSQSAMDTIISKGKSSNKPLVVAGCVPQGSRDLKELEGISIVGVQQIDRVVEIVEETLKGHEVRLLTRKKLPALDLPKVRKNKFVEILPINVGCLGACTYCKTKHARGHLGSYTIDSLVGRVKSVISEGVKEIWLSSEDTGAYGRDIGVNLPTLLNALVAELPADASTMLRIGMTNPPYILEHLKEIAEILRHPCVYSFLHVPVQSGSDTILSAMNREYTVSEFRTVVDTLTELVPEMQIATDIICGFPGETDEDFLQTINLIKEYKLPQVHISQFYPRPGTPAARMKKVPSNVVKRRSRELTNVFESFTPYSGMEGKVERIWITDIASDGVHLVGHTKGYIQVLVLAPDNMLGTSAMVKITSVGRWSVFGDVIETVNPVSDNKALNKLVPNQDCGNSAKTGGFSEEPEYCACGNDICCGQGTLENNDNSRGSAVPQNQSKRNFIGWMLRKREHLHKTVESELASGSVKKQEGIMRKWDFVDKVLLGGISISILTIMALVVAVMFRVIWSQ, from the exons ACTATCTTCATAAAGACCTTTGGCTGCTCTCATAACCAG AGTGACAGTGAATATATGGCTGGTCAGCTTTCTGCTTTTGGCTATTCATTGAGCGATGATCCTGACCATGCAGATCTCTGGCTCATCAACAC TTGCACGGTCAAATCCCCAAGTCAATCTGCTATGGATACCATCATATCGAAAGGAAAATCTTCAAATAAACCACTAGTTGTTGCTGGTTGTGTCCCTCAAGGAAGTCGGGATTTGAAAGAGCTCGAAGGAATCAGCATAGTTGGAGTCCAGCAAATCGATCGTGTTGTTGAAATTGTAGAGGAGACTTTAAAAGGTCATGAAGTGCGTCTTTTGACCCGTAAGAAATTGCCAGCACTTGACCTTCCAAAG GTAAGGAAGAACAAGTTTGTTGAGATTCTTCCTATTAATGTTGGTTGTTTAGGTGCTTGCACTTATTGCAAGACAAAGCATGCTCGGGGTCACCTAGGAAGTTACACAATTGATAGCCTT GTTGGGCGTGTAAAATCTGTCATATCTGAAGGGGTTAAAGAGATATGGCTTAGCAGTGAAGACACTGGAGCATATG GTCGTGACATTGGTGTCAATCTTCCAACATTATTGAATGCCTTAGTAGCAGAACTACCAGCTGATGCAAGCACAATGTTGCGTATTGGAATGACTAATCCACCATATATACTTGAACACTTGAAGGAGATTGCTGAGATTTTGCGCCATCCATGTGTTTACTCTTTTCTGCATGTACCGGTTCAATCTGGAAGTGATACCATTTTGAGT GCAATGAATCGAGAATATACTGTGAGCGAGTTCAGGACTGTTGTAGATACTCTAACTGAGCTTGTGCCAGAGATGCAGATTGCCACTGATATAATATGTGGATTTCCTG GTGAAACTGATGAAGATTTTTTGCAAACTATCAACCTTATTAAAGAGTACAAGTTACCTCAAGTTCATATTTCACAATTTTATCCTCGACCAG GGACACCTGCTGCAAGGATGAAAAAGGTTCCAAGTAATGTGGTTAAGAGAAGAAGCCGTGAACTGACAAATGTCTTTGAATCCTTCACACCATACTCTGGGATGGAAGGCAAAGTGGAAAGAATTTGGATTACTGATATTGCATCTGATGGAGTTCACTTG GTTGGTCATACAAAAGGATATATACAAGTTCTTGTACTTGCTCCAGACAATATGCTGGGAACTTCAGCTATGGTTAAGATAACATCCGTGGGAAGGTGGTCAGTTTTTGGGGATGTAATTGAGACAGTGAACCCTGTAAGTGACAATAAAGCTCTAAACAAGCTGGTTCCTAATCAGGATTGCGGTAACTCAGCCAAGACTGGTGGATTTTCAGAAGAGCCAGAATATTGTGCCTGTGGAAATGACATCTGTTGTGGTCAGGGTACTCTcgaaaataatgataattcaAGAGGCAGTGCAGTGCCACAGAACCAAAGCAAAAGAAATTTCATTGGATGGATGCTGAGGAAGCGGGAGCATCTGCACAAAACGGTTGAGAGTGAGCTTGCCTCGGGATCTGTTAAAAAGCAAGAAGGAATCATGAGGAAGTGGGACTTCGTTGATAAGGTTCTTTTGGGTGGAATATCTATCAGCATCTTGACGATTATGGCTCTAGTAGTAGCTGTTATGTTTAGAGTTATTTGGTCCCAATAA
- the LOC100778133 gene encoding FT-interacting protein 7 gives MMNRLVVEVVEASDLMPKDGEGSASPFVEVKLDEQQHSTETKHKDLNPCWNEKFVFNINNPRDLAHKTIEVVVYNHNDGNHNNFLGRVRLSGASIPLSESQARVERYPLEKRGLFSNIRGDIALRCYAVHDHADAEEHHHPQVDTPAAEEAYQGTPFQEINPNINMVLDEESVVGDGDKNKKKKMKKKEKEVRTFHSIPAAAKAYPAPAMETTQRRVDFAKAGPPNVMLMQQIPRQNPEYSLVETSPPLAARLRYRGGGGGDKISTTYDLVEQMNYLYVNVVKARDLPVMDITGSLDPYVEVKLGNYKGLTKHLDKNQNPVWKQIFAFSKDRLQSNLLEVTVKDKDIGKDDFVGRVMFDLTEVPLRVPPDSPLAPQWYRLEDKKGQKIHNNGEIMLAVWMGTQADESFPEAWHSDAHNVSHSNLSNTRSKVYFSPKLYYLRVQVIEAQDLVPSEKGRPPDSLVRVQLGNQMRFTRPSQIRGTNPVWNDELMFVAAEPFEDFIIVTVEDKVGPNVEILGREIISVRSVLPRHESSKKLPDSRWFNLHRPNAVGEEETQKKKEKFSSKIHLRVCLEAGYHVLDESTHFSSDLQPSSKHLRKKNIGILELGILSARNLLPMKAREGRTTDAYCVAKYGNKWVRTRTLLDTLSPRWNEQYTWEVHDPCTVITVGVFDNHHINGSSDARDQRIGKVRIRLSTLETDRVYTHFYPLLVLQPNGLKKNGELHLAVRFTCTAWVNMVAQYGRPLLPKMHYVQPIPVRHIDWLRHQAMQIVAARLSRAEPPLRREAVEYMLDVDYHMWSLRRSKANFQRIMSLLKGVTAICKWFDDICTWRNPITTCLVHVLFLILVCYPELILPTIFLYLFVIGIWNYRFRPRHPPHMDARLSQAEAAHPDELDEEFDTFPTTKPSDIVRMRYDRLRSVAGRVQTVVGDLATQGERAQAILGWRDSRATSIFIIFSLIWAVFIYITPFQVVAILVGLYMLRHPRFRSKMPSVPVNFFKRLPSKSDMLI, from the coding sequence ATGATGAACAGACTGGTGGTAGAAGTTGTGGAGGCTAGCGACCTGATGCCCAAAGATGGGGAAGGGTCAGCTAGCCCCTTTGTAGAGGTAAAGTTGGATGAGCAGCAGCACAGCACTGAAACAAAGCACAAAGACCTGAATCCTTGTTGGAATGAAAAGTTTGTGTTCAACATCAATAACCCCAGAGATCTTGCGCACAAGACAATTGAAGTGGTTGTATACAATCACAACGATGGGAACCACAATAACTTCCTCGGAAGGGTGAGACTTTCAGGCGCCTCTATCCCTCTATCGGAGTCCCAGGCTCGTGTGGAACGCTACCCACTTGAGAAACGTGGCCTCTTCTCAAACATCAGGGGAGATATTGCTCTCAGAtgttatgcggtgcatgatcaTGCTGATGCTGAGGAACACCATCACCCCCAAGTAGACACTCCTGCTGCTGAGGAGGCGTATCAGGGCACTCCctttcaagaaataaacccCAACATCAACATGGTGCTAGATGAGGAAAGCGTGGTTGGTGACGGGGacaagaataagaagaagaagatgaaaaagaaagagaaggaagtCAGGACTTTTCACTCTATTCCAGCAGCAGCGAAGGCATACCCGGCGCCGGCAATGGAAACAACGCAAAGGAGGGTTGATTTTGCAAAAGCTGGGCCACCCAATGTAATGTTAATGCAGCAGATCCCTAGGCAAAATCCTGAGTATTCGTTGGTGGAGACTAGTCCACCACTGGCGGCTCGTTTGCGCtatagaggaggaggaggaggggacAAGATATCCACCACCTACGACTTAGTGGAACAGATGAATTACTTGTACGTGAATGTCGTCAAGGCTAGGGATCTACCTGTCATGGATATAACTGGAAGCCTTGACCCTTATGTGGAAGTCAAGCTTGGTAACTACAAGGGCCTGACCAAGCACTTGGACAAGAACCAGAACCCTGTCTGGAAGCAAATCTTTGCCTTCTCCAAGGACAGGTTGCAGTCCAATTTGCTTGAAGTCACCGTCAAGGATAAGGACATTGGCAAGGATGATTTTGTGGGGAGAGTTATGTTTGATCTCACCGAGGTTCCTCTTCGGGTACCCCCTGACAGCCCCTTGGCTCCTCAATGGTACAGACTGGAGGACAAGAAGGgccaaaaaattcataataacgGGGAAATCATGCTTGCGGTTTGGATGGGAACTCAAGCGGATGAGTCCTTCCCGGAGGCCTGGCACTCTGATGCTCACAACGTTAGTCACTCCAACCTTTCAAACACCCGCTCAAAGGTCTACTTCTCCCCCAAGCTTTACTATCTTAGAGTTCAAGTAATCGAGGCTCAGGATCTCGTTCCTTCCGAAAAAGGAAGGCCCCCTGACTCCCTTGTTAGAGTGCAGCTAGGGAATCAGATGAGATTCACCCGGCCTTCTCAAATTAGAGGCACCAACCCTGTTTGGAATGACGAGCTTATGTTTGTGGCCGCCGAGCCATTTGAGGATTTTATCATTGTCACTGTTGAGGACAAAGTTGGTCCTAATGTTGAAATCTTAGGAAGGGAGATCATATCCGTCAGAAGTGTTCTTCCCAGACACGAGTCCAGCAAGAAGCTCCCCGATTCTCGTTGGTTCAATTTACACAGGCCCAATGCGGTTGGCGAGGAAGAAACacagaaaaagaaggagaaattCTCAAGCAAGATTCACCTCCGAGTGTGTCTTGAGGCCGGCTACCACGTGCTTGATGAGTCCACGCATTTCAGCAGTGATCTTCAGCCATCCTCCAAACATTTGAGGAAGAAAAACATTGGAATTCTCGAACTTGGGATCCTGAGTGCCCGCAATTTGCTGCCCATGAAGGCCAGGGAAGGGAGGACTACTGATGCATACTGTGTGGCCAAGTATGGCAACAAATGGGTTCGAACCAGAACTCTGCTTGATACTCTCTCCCCTCGATGGAATGAGCAATATACCTGGGAGGTTCATGATCCGTGCACTGTCATCACAGTTGGGGTTTTTGACAACCACCACATCAATGGGAGCAGTGATGCCAGAGATCAGAGAATTGGAAAGGTGAGAATCAGGTTGTCAACTCTGGAGACTGATAGGGTGTATACTCATTTTTATCCTCTGCTGGTTCTCCAACCCAATGGCCTGAAGAAGAATGGAGAGCTTCACTTGGCAGTGAGATTCACTTGCACCGCATGGGTTAACATGGTAGCCCAGTATGGTAGGCCTTTACTGCCCAAAATGCATTATGTCCAACCAATACCCGTCAGGCACATAGATTGGCTCCGCCACCAGGCCATGCAGATTGTGGCAGCTCGCCTATCTAGAGCCGAGCCACCCCTTAGGCGTGAAGCAGTTGAGTACATGCTCGACGTTGACTACCACATGTGGAGTCTAAGGAGAAGCAAAGCCAACTTTCAACGCATAATGTCACTCCTCAAAGGAGTTACAGCTATTTGCAAATGGTTTGATGACATCTGTACCTGGAGAAACCCAATCACAACCTGCCTTGTTCACGTCTTGTTCTTGATACTGGTTTGCTACCCGGAATTGATACTGCCCACcatttttctttacttgtttGTAATTGGTATTTGGAATTACCGGTTCAGGCCAAGGCATCCACCCCACATGGATGCTAGGCTTTCACAAGCAGAAGCTGCTCACCCAGATGAACTGGACGAGGAATTTGACACTTTTCCAACAACAAAACCTTCAGATATTGTGAGAATGAGGTATGACAGATTGCGGAGTGTGGCAGGTAGAGTGCAGACTGTGGTTGGAGATTTGGCTACTCAAGGAGAAAGAGCTCAAGCCATACTTGGTTGGAGAGACTCCAGAGCTACATccatcttcatcatcttctcaCTCATTTGGGCTGTTTTCATTTACATTACTCCCTTCCAAGTCGTTGCAATTCTAGTTGGCCTCTATATGCTACGTCATCCTCGGTTTAGGAGCAAGATGCCATCGGTACCAGTTAATTTCTTCAAGAGATTGCCTTCCAAATCAGATATGCTGATATGA
- the PM27 gene encoding seed maturation protein PM27 isoform X1, whose amino-acid sequence MELNPKNSNEQTKEAMMMNVIGLSLSLVLTSLAAASTIVKEGHRVVVVEYDQGGHQNTKISISPEQPTHANLKDPICDAYGKCKHKIVDAMEKSQEVIHEKKDEIAANKEAARQVAGKTKERVYDKARHVHEYAQNTVETAKNHIACNVSNAKDAFKRLIAGSLERQSLNSLMGVANMLGFSTAYGMCVWVTFISSYVQSRAMARQQFAVVQSKIYPVYFRAMSYSIGVALFAHVLAHRNTLLSNKSDLLQAYNLLASLVTLFFNSLYLEPRATKKLWFIQLMFERIKIEKEEGRGRSEDVSSRTKEPASTTADQDAVRTRIIKLNDKLKKLNSYSSFLNILNLMSLTWHLVYLAQRLPHIC is encoded by the exons ATGGAATTGAATCCTAAAAACAGCAACGAGCAAACAAAAGAAGCAATGATGATGAATGTCATAGGGCTGAGTCTGAGTCTGGTGTTAACTTCACTGGCAGCAGCGAGCACCATCGTCAAAGAAGGGCACAGAGTTGTCGTGGTTGAATACGACCAAGGTGGCCATCAGAACACCAAAATCTCAATATCACCAGAACAACCTACGCATGCTAATCTTAAAGATCCCATTTGCGACGCCTATGGAAAATGCAAGCACAAAATCGTGGATGCAATGGAGAAGTCTCAAGAGGTCATCCATGAGAAGAAGGACGAGATTGCCGCCAACAAGGAGGCAGCACGCCAAGTTGCTGGTAAAACCAAAGAGAGAGTGTATGATAAAGCCCGTCATGTCCACGAATACGCCCAAAACACTGTAGAAACAGCCAAGAACCATATTGCCTGTAACGTGTCAAACGCCAAAGATGCATTCAAGCGTCTAATAGCAGGATCTTTGGAGAGGCAGAGCCTTAATTCTTTGATGGGGGTGGCTAACATGTTGGGGTTTTCCACGGCTTATGGGATGTGTGTGTGGGTTACGTTCATCTCCAGCTATGTGCAGTCCAGGGCTATGGCAAGGCAACAATTTGCAGTGGTGCAGAGTAAAATATATCCTGTTTATTTCAGGGCCATGTCTTATAGCATCGGGGTCGCTTTATTCGCCCATGTCTTGGCCCATAGAAACACCTTGCTCTCCAACAAGTCTGACTTATTGCAAGCATATAATCTTCTGGCCTCCCTTGTCACACTTTTCTTCAATTCTCTTTACTTGGAGCCTCGGGCCACCAAG AAATTGTGGTTTATTCAGTTGATGTTCGAGAGGATAAAGATAGAAAAAGAGGAAGGAAGAGGCAGATCAGAAGATGTGAGTAGCAGAACTAAAGAGCCAGCTTCCACGACCGCAGACCAGGATGCAGTCAGAACAAGGATAATCAAGCTCAATGACAAGCTCAAGAAACTCAATTCCTACTCCTCATTCCTCAATATCCTCAATCTCATGTCTCTTACTTGGCATCTCGTTTATTTGGCTCAACGACTTCCCCATATTTGCTAA
- the PM27 gene encoding seed maturation protein PM27 precursor, translated as MNVIGLSLSLVLTSLAAASTIVKEGHRVVVVEYDQGGHQNTKISISPEQPTHANLKDPICDAYGKCKHKIVDAMEKSQEVIHEKKDEIAANKEAARQVAGKTKERVYDKARHVHEYAQNTVETAKNHIACNVSNAKDAFKRLIAGSLERQSLNSLMGVANMLGFSTAYGMCVWVTFISSYVQSRAMARQQFAVVQSKIYPVYFRAMSYSIGVALFAHVLAHRNTLLSNKSDLLQAYNLLASLVTLFFNSLYLEPRATKLMFERIKIEKEEGRGRSEDVSSRTKEPASTTADQDAVRTRIIKLNDKLKKLNSYSSFLNILNLMSLTWHLVYLAQRLPHIC; from the exons ATGAATGTCATAGGGCTGAGTCTGAGTCTGGTGTTAACTTCACTGGCAGCAGCGAGCACCATCGTCAAAGAAGGGCACAGAGTTGTCGTGGTTGAATACGACCAAGGTGGCCATCAGAACACCAAAATCTCAATATCACCAGAACAACCTACGCATGCTAATCTTAAAGATCCCATTTGCGACGCCTATGGAAAATGCAAGCACAAAATCGTGGATGCAATGGAGAAGTCTCAAGAGGTCATCCATGAGAAGAAGGACGAGATTGCCGCCAACAAGGAGGCAGCACGCCAAGTTGCTGGTAAAACCAAAGAGAGAGTGTATGATAAAGCCCGTCATGTCCACGAATACGCCCAAAACACTGTAGAAACAGCCAAGAACCATATTGCCTGTAACGTGTCAAACGCCAAAGATGCATTCAAGCGTCTAATAGCAGGATCTTTGGAGAGGCAGAGCCTTAATTCTTTGATGGGGGTGGCTAACATGTTGGGGTTTTCCACGGCTTATGGGATGTGTGTGTGGGTTACGTTCATCTCCAGCTATGTGCAGTCCAGGGCTATGGCAAGGCAACAATTTGCAGTGGTGCAGAGTAAAATATATCCTGTTTATTTCAGGGCCATGTCTTATAGCATCGGGGTCGCTTTATTCGCCCATGTCTTGGCCCATAGAAACACCTTGCTCTCCAACAAGTCTGACTTATTGCAAGCATATAATCTTCTGGCCTCCCTTGTCACACTTTTCTTCAATTCTCTTTACTTGGAGCCTCGGGCCACCAAG TTGATGTTCGAGAGGATAAAGATAGAAAAAGAGGAAGGAAGAGGCAGATCAGAAGATGTGAGTAGCAGAACTAAAGAGCCAGCTTCCACGACCGCAGACCAGGATGCAGTCAGAACAAGGATAATCAAGCTCAATGACAAGCTCAAGAAACTCAATTCCTACTCCTCATTCCTCAATATCCTCAATCTCATGTCTCTTACTTGGCATCTCGTTTATTTGGCTCAACGACTTCCCCATATTTGCTAA
- the LOC100776720 gene encoding protein NRT1/ PTR FAMILY 5.10, with product MENWETEEVEGESPLPVLEAVDYRGGASVRSKSGSWRSAGFIIGVEVAERIAYYGIQGNLITYLTGPLHQTTATAAENVNIWSGTASLLPLFGAFLADSLLGRYRTIILASFIYILGLGLLTLSAMLPSPTGSECQVGNEFKSCSPQSQIVLFFISLYLVAIGQGGHKPCVQAFGADQFDEKHPKEYKDRSSFFNWWYFTMCAGCMATLSILNYIQDNLSWVLGFGIPCVAMIIALLVFMLGTVTYRFNIQQRGKSPFLRIGRVFVAAIRNRRSTLSSTAVKAEQFEFLNKALLAPEDSIEDESCSLSEVEEAKAVLRLVPIWATTLVYAVVFAQVPTFFTKQGITMERTIFPGFDIPAASLQTLVTVAIVLFSPIYDRLFVPMARAITGKPSGITMLQRIGTGISISIFTIVFAALVEMKRLKTAQESGVVDEPNATVPMSIWWLIPQYFLFGVSEVFTMVGLQEFFYDQVPNELRSMGLALYLSIFGVGSFISGFLISVIEKLSGKDGQDSWFANNLNKAHVDYFYWLLAGLSVMGLALFICSAKSYIYNHQGIRREL from the exons ATGGAGAATTGGGAAACGGAGGAGGTTGAAGGTGAAAGTCCCCTTCCGGTTCTGGAGGCTGTTGACTACAGAGGTGGAGCCTCGGTGAGATCGAAATCTGGGTCATGGAGATCCGCTGGGTTTATCATAGGTGTGGAAGTGGCGGAGAGGATTGCATATTATGGGATTCAGGGGAACCTCATAACCTACCTCACGGGCCCACTCCATCAGACTACTGCCACCGCCGCCGAGAATGTTAATATCTGGTCAGGAACTGCTTCCTTGCTTCCTCTCTTTGGGGCTTTCCTTGCTGATTCTCTTCTCGGCCGCTACCGCACTATAATACTCGCTTCCTTCATCTATATTTTG GGACTAGGCTTGTTAACACTATCAGCTATGCTTCCCTCTCCCACCGGTTCTGAGTGCCAGGTTGGCAATGAATTCAAATCATGCTCTCCTCAGTCGCAAATAGTTTTGTTCTTTATCTCTCTTTATTTGGTCGCCATTGGGCAAGGTGGACATAAGCCCTGTGTTCAGGCTTTTGGTGCAGATCAATTCGATGAAAAACATCCAAAGGAGTACAAAGATAGAAGCTCTTTCTTTAATTGGTGGTATTTTACTATGTGTGCAGGTTGCATGGCAACTCTTTCCATCTTGAACTATATACAAGATAACCTAAGTTGGGTTCTTGGATTTGGAATTCCTTGTGTTGCCATGATTATTGCATTGCTTGTTTTCATGCTTGGAACAGTGACCTACAGGTTTAACATTCAGCAGCGTGGCAAAAGCCCCTTTCTCAGAATTGGCCGTGTATTTGTTGCTGCTATAAGAAATCGCCGATCCACCCTATCAAGCACAGCTGTCAAAGCAGAACAATTTGA GTTCCTCAACAAAGCATTGTTAGCGCCAGAGGATTCTATAGAAGACGAGAGTTGTAGCCTTAGTGAGGTGGAAGAAGCAAAAGCAGTACTAAGGCTGGTTCCTATTTGGGCTACAACTCTGGTTTATGCTGTGGTGTTTGCTCAAGTTCCTACGTTCTTTACCAAGCAAGGGATTACTATGGAGAGAACAATATTTCCTGGCTTTGACATACCCGCTGCTTCTCTTCAAACGCTTGTCACTGTGGCCATTGTTCTGTTCAGCCCCATCTATGACCGCCTATTTGTGCCAATGGCAAGAGCTATTACTGGCAAACCCTCAGGAATCACAATGCTGCAAAGAATTGGGACTGGAATATCTATATCCATATTTACCATAGTATTTGCAGCCCTTGTTGAGATGAAAAGATTGAAAACAGCTCAAGAGTCTGGTGTTGTTGATGAACCTAATGCAACTGTTCCAATGAGTATATGGTGGTTGATTCCCCAATATTTCTTGTTCGGAGTCTCTGAAGTTTTTACCATGGTTGGTCTGCAGGAATTTTTCTATGACCAGGTCCCAAATGAACTAAGAAGCATGGGTCTTGCTCTCTACTTGAGCATCTTTGGTGTTGGGAGCTTTATAAGTGGCTTTCTCATTTCTGTGATAGAGAAACTGTCTGGCAAAGATGGACAAGACAGTTGGTTTGCCAATAATCTGAATAAGGCGCATGTTGATTACTTTTATTGGCTACTTGCTGGACTCAGTGTAATGGGATTGGCCTTGTTCATTTGCTCTGCTAAATCCTACATTTACAATCACCAAGGAATCAGACGAGAATTGTGA